The genomic interval GCTGCATGGCCAGCGCCTTCTCCCGGAACCCGGGCTCGTTCGAGACGCGGTCCACCGACTGCCGCAGCTGCTCCACGGTGACGGTCTCCTTCTCCAGGGCGAGCCCCAGCCCCAGCTCGGCGACCCGGCGGGCGTTCAGCGGCTGCTCGGCCATCTGCGGAATCACGACCACCGGCACACCATGGGCGAACGACTCCATCAGGCTGTTCGCGCCACCGTGCGTGAGGAAGACGTCCGTGCGCTCCAGCACCTCCAACTGCGGCACCGAGGGGCGGACGAGGAAGTTACCGGGGATGGGCCCCAGCTCCGCGGCGTTCACCGCGTGCCCCGTGGCGAGCACCACGCGCCAGCGCGTCCCGCCGAACGCCTCGAAGCACATCCGGTAGAACTCCGGCCAGTTGTTGAAGATCGTCCCCAGCGAGATGTAGAGCGCCGGGCCTCCCGCGAGGTGCTCGAAGGGGAAGTCCCCCGCGTCTCCGCGCGGCCGGATGGACGGTCCCACGAAGAGGAAGCGCTCATCGAAGGTGTCGCCCCCCATCTGGAACGAGCGCGGCACGCAGACCAGGTTCAGCGGCTCCGCCTGGCCCAACATGCCGAGCAGGTCCATCGGCGGCAGCCCATGCTCCCGCATCAGCTCCGCCAGCTCCTTGCCCGCCTGCTGCATCGGCCCCGCGAACGCCGCGCTCCTGCTCTTGAGGAAGGCCGCGAACTGGCCCGAGCGGACGTCGACGGCCATGGTGGGACGGAACGTGATGGCGGGGATCCGGAGAATCTGGCCCAACATCCACGCCCACAAGCACATCGGGTCATAGACGATGTAGTCGGGGCGCTCCGCGCGCACGGCCTCCAACAGCTGGGCGAGCACCTGGCGGCTCTCTCCGGGCATGCGGGCCGGGAGGATCAGCGCCGAACCCGCATTGGGCCCACCCTCCAACGTGCTCTCGTAGCGGTGGAACCGCGCGCCCGCCCGCTCGACCTGGGGCCGGAACGACTCGGTGAGGTAGTACGTGATGTCCTCCCCTCGATCGACCAGCTCCCGCACCACCGGCAGCGTGGCGTTGACGTGCCCGTGGAGGGGGACGTTGAAGAAGGCTCCCTTGGCCATTGTGTGCTCTCCCTGTGTGACTTCCGGTGGCGCCTCTATAACGCGGTACCCCGTGGGCCCGCCGTCCTCGCTTGACAGCCAGGGGGTACGAGATGAAAATGCAAATCATTCTCACAATTGACGAAATTGTCATGAAGCGAGGGGCATGGGCCTGGAGGACGTCGCGGTGTTGAGCCTCGCGGCACTCGCCTTTTGCGTCTCGGCGGTCTCGTGGCTGAGCGAGGGCGCCCGAGGGCCCACGCGCTGGGCGGCGGCCTGTACCGGGCTGGCGGCGGCCGCGTGCTGTGTCGCCGGGTTCGGGGCCG from Archangium lipolyticum carries:
- a CDS encoding macrolide family glycosyltransferase codes for the protein MAKGAFFNVPLHGHVNATLPVVRELVDRGEDITYYLTESFRPQVERAGARFHRYESTLEGGPNAGSALILPARMPGESRQVLAQLLEAVRAERPDYIVYDPMCLWAWMLGQILRIPAITFRPTMAVDVRSGQFAAFLKSRSAAFAGPMQQAGKELAELMREHGLPPMDLLGMLGQAEPLNLVCVPRSFQMGGDTFDERFLFVGPSIRPRGDAGDFPFEHLAGGPALYISLGTIFNNWPEFYRMCFEAFGGTRWRVVLATGHAVNAAELGPIPGNFLVRPSVPQLEVLERTDVFLTHGGANSLMESFAHGVPVVVIPQMAEQPLNARRVAELGLGLALEKETVTVEQLRQSVDRVSNEPGFREKALAMQRDVQVSGGYLRAADAILEFRARKAA